gtccaggcgtccccaaactatggcccatgggccgcatgtggccccctgaggccatttatccggccccccgccgcacttcaggaaggggcacctctttcattggtggtcagtgagaggagcacagtatgtggcggcggccctccaacgatctcagggacagtgaactggccccctgtgtaaaaagtttggggacgactTCTCTAGTCTTTTAAACAACTTTTTACCTTCTCCAAGCACTAAACTCCTGCCTCCATCCATTCTTGTTTGTGACAGCCAAAACCCAGCTCTGCCAGTTACTGATGTGATTTGTGATTGTGTTTTTGGCCCTCCCCCATCCCAAGGGGGAACCAGAATGATTTTGAGATTTCTGGCTTGTAGAATTGAGTAGATAGGTGGTGGTGTCATTTACTAAGATAGAAAATACTAATtgaaggcacgagaattgcttgaatccaggaggcagaggttgcagtgagccgagatcacgttattgtactccagcttgggaacaagagtgaaactccatctcaaaacaaacaaacaaacaaaaaacaaagtagtTGATGATGTTTGAAGAATTATGCTTTTAGAGGGTGTGCATGTGTTGGTACTAGCTGGTTCCTTTCTTGAATTCTGTTTGtcccttgaggaaaaaaaaaaaaaaaaaaaaaacctctgtgaCTTTGAGTTTGaactttttggtgtttttttacattttcttttttgaatggaGTGTACTGAAGGATGAACATGTTGATTTTTAAGTTGTCTGTGAGCATCTAAGAGGAGGCATCACATAGGCAATTGGCTCTGTGCATTTGGAACTCAGAGATAAGTTGGGGGAGGGAAACGGCAGCCTGGATgtcaatctcagctctgccacttaccgcTGTACTGGCAAGCCATTGGATGTATCTGAGGCAGTTTGCTCATCTGTCACATGGGAATAATACCACCTCCTTTACAAGGATGGGATTAAATGAGAATACACTCATAGTGTTTAGTATGTGCCTGGCATGTAAAAGAAttacattaatattattaaatggaTTGGGCTGGCTAATAATGGTACCTTGAGAGCCTATTATATGGCAGGGATTATGCAGGATGCTTTTATGtggattcatttattctttctgttcccTTGCTAAAAATTGTAGCTCTTGAACTAATGCTACTTTCTCTTGATAAAACACACTTGAAGCATTCCCAGTCTTTCCCTTCCCACCTGGGCCCCTCTTTATATTTTTGATCCTGATTCCTTTGCTAGCTTTAGGTATTGTAAATAGCCCAGTGTATATAAAAACATGGATCTGTCAATATTCAGGAAgttatttgtattaaaatttctatttgatatATATGTTTTCCAGAAATAACtagttttaaattacatatacCAACTGTTTCACAGGATATGAGTATTAGGCTTACCAACAACAAAGTGAGATAGAAACTCAAAACTTAAtgtagttttcctttctcttttcaagCTTGGTTGGAAAATTAATTAATTGCATGTAGGTGAACTTAAGAGTGGCTGGGATTCATTTTCATCCTGAACTAGTGGAGTGATATAATTGTCCATAGCTGCTTTCATCACCAGAAGTTTTTTGTCAGGAGTTATTCATTCCTGTCTGAATACAGAGGATGACTGTCTCCTGAAAGTGGTAGGGTGTTTTCCAGTGGCTGCCTGAGGAGCcttggagaaagaaggaaatgatttGCGCCTCTTCATGGCATGTGTTTCCTGGTATGTATGGTGGGATGACCAGTTCTGGTACTGGCCTTCATATACAAACTTCatgttctctgtgtttctttaaatgaaaaatttgttCTCACCATTAAGGCAATGATATTTTCTTAAAACTCAAATTTGCTACTTTCTATATTCATTGCACAATAAGCAATTGTGTACTTTTTTGGGGCGTTTATCTCTTCCACAAATGGTTTCTGCTCTAAGAAATCTTACAGTGACTGAAGAAGCCAAAGGTAGTATgtatgaaaactgaaaaatttgagAGCAGGAATGAGAGGtgtctttattttaaatcttcttgGGACTATGTTTCCATTTACATTGTCTCGTTAAACCCGAATCAGGTGGTTGCATTACATGATTGGGATTTAAGACCAAACTGAGGTCAGTTGAAAATGGTACAGAAGTTGGCCAAGAATGCAGGGAGAATAAAGTTAgaaggtattttttttgtagtgtaTGTTTAGTTCTGGTCTTTTTGAAAaaaggtgtttgttttttgttttttggttttttttgtttttgagacaagatcttgctctgttgcccaggctggagggcagtggtgcaatcctagctcactgtagccttgaactgctgggctccagtgagcttcctgcctcaacctcctgagtagcctagtgtgccaccacacccaggtaattcaaattttgatacatacatatttttatttttagatgaaagAAAACCATTAAATCTTCAAATATAAAGTTATAGTAAGGTTGCTTGGACTtacctttacctttttttttcttttggagatgaagtctggcttcgtcattcaggctggagtgcagtggcacgatctcgggtcactgcaacctctgcctctcgggttcaagtgattcacctgcctcagcctctctgtagctaggattacaggcgaccaccaccatgcccagctaatttttgtattttatagtagagatggagttttattgtgttggccaggatggtcttgatttcttgaccttgtgatccccacccaccttggcctcccaaagtgttgggattacaggcatgacccaccatgcctggccagaccTACTTTAATAATGAATTCTAACACTACCAAAAGAATAAATCTGACTAATATATAGTTTCCTACttttaataaagttaataaaaggCAGATTTTATATAGTTTGCTGTTTTACCTGAGTATAAGTTTACTCACCAACAGTGAATGTTTTTGAGAGTAGCAGCTACTCATGTTGCTAAATcagtctatttatttttactgatatAATATAGAGCTGAGTTTTATTATACTTTCCCTTAATGTTGAGCTTAAAAGTACTATGATTAAAACAAAgctgagactagcctgaccaacatggcaaagtctcgtctctattgaaaatacaaaaattagctgggtgcatgtgcatgtaatctcagctattcaggaggctgaggcaggagaattgcttgaacctgggaggcagaggttgcagtgagctgacatcgggccactgcactccagcctgggaaacagagcgaaactccttcttgaacaaaaaaacaaagctgagtGTTGGGTTAaagccctgttttatttttaaactacatgTTATTTTCTCCCTCACCAcccttctccccatcccctgctgagAATGACGATCGCAAAATGGGATGTTGACTTCTCCTTTTGTTATATTGTAAAGATAAGATTTgcattaatcatttatttaattctataCATAACTTCCTTTTGGAATAAAAGTCAAGGTAAATATCTAAGTTTTGTACAGAATTTGTCAAACCTCATACTAAATAAAGTTGCTTTAGTTCTTGTGAGGTGGGTTTGAGGTATAAGAAAATActtgaaacattttttcaaaatatttaggaaaCATTTTAGTTAAAAGCATACTATTCAATGAAAACTTAGCATGTTTAGAGTGATTGAAAAAAGAATGCAATTTAAAACATAGGATACATCCACAGGATACTGACCTTGTAACGAAGAGAAACTTAAAGTCACGCtactttttcttaatattaagaGTTCTGGTTCTAAGGTGGTCATAAAAACGCCTCTAGTTATAAGTAACTTAACTAGATGGGTGATAATATGGTAGGTTCCATATTCTGTGTGAGAACACTGGGAACctgtcttttgtgtttttgtctACGTAACTGGAAATTGTGGGTATTTCATCTTTGTCTGCCCTCTTGGAGCTTTCCCCTGGGATCGCAGAAGGAGCAGGGCAGTCCGTGCTCCCCGAGTCCTCCAGACCCTCTTGCTCACTCCCTCTGTCAGAGCTGCTTAGGAAGTCCTTCAGAACTTGCTTGAAGATGTAGACTATTTCCCATGGCAATACATCATTTTCAGCCAAAACTTCTCGAAATCTAGAGGAATGTGGTAATGAATATTCAGTTTAGAACCTTTTTTGTTATATCTCTTTATCTCCAAAATACAGCTTGAATAATGTAATTGTATACTAGTTACCTACCTTTTGAGTAATGtgcatattgttttaaaattatgcttctaTACTGGTGGTGGgaggatgaaaaaaataaaaaataataataaaataaaatgcttctaGTGAAGAAATTTTGAAGGTGATTTAAAACAATTTCTCACCAGACATCTACACAGTTAAAGAATTTACATGATAGAATACAATTTCCAGTCAAAATGTATGAGGAACTTAGACTTAGCAGTAGCAAGTATCATAAGAGAACATAGTATTTTTACCTGCTGAGAATAGTTCCAGTTTGGCAAGGTTGAACTTGTGAGCAAAGAACTTCAAGTTGTCTTTGTTCAGTCACTGGGATAGTTGTTTGGGGATTCTGGTAGTTTCTGAGCCAGTTGTAATCCACACCTgtttttttcactctttgttcATTTTCGATTTCTTGTATTAATCTCTCTCGCTCCTTTAGGTGCCATTTTAATTCCCGAAACAGAGTTTTTGTCACTACGTCTGAGCCAGGACATTGTGTAGGTTTGTGGGAATCGTTTTTGGGCCACTTTATCCAGCCAAAAAGTGGCATTTTTAGCctatggaaatattttcatttgtttatttgcacAAAATGTTATGGTTCTGATGTTGTTGTTGCTTTACAATAAATTTGCCTGAGAAATGCATGATTTTTTTCACTGGTGAGATATGCAGGTCAAAATAAGATTAGAACATGGATTAACGTCTTAATTTTTAACTGGGTCAGTGGCGGAAACCAAGCTTTGAAAATGCTTTTATGTAGCTAAGCAGAAATTAGATACACAAAGTCAGAGATAATCTATAAACTGAATGCCATCTGAAAATAACAGTAACACTTGCTCTTGAAAGTTCTTAGGAgacttaaaatattaatgttgGGGCAAGTGCTACAGATACTTTTGATTTATGTTTTGTACAGAAAAGGTTTAAAGCTTACCTGTTAGGTTGATGGGCTGATGCGATGTTGCCAGAGTTGACAAATTGGTGGCAAAGCTGTGTTTCACTCGGACCTATCTTGCTTTCCTGGTTGTGTCCTTTGTTGAAGGAATGTGCCGCCTTATTTACCCACTGAAATTGTATTTGAAGTAAATAACTTACTGTGTTAGGAATGAGGTTGTGATGTCTTCATCTGGAGAGAATGCTCATTAATTCACCTTGTAAGTAAgctaaaagaaatgacaaaaataacttaatatttaatcttcacaagttATATGATGGTCTGCCTTTTGAATGTAGCTCAGTCTATTTGAAGAAAATGCCAGCAGCTATGGATGCTGGTCCTAAATGCATTCCGACATGTCTTTGGTAATGAAATGAAGAGTGGTCGTCTGAAGCACCACAGATGCGCTCTTAGCTAAAGTGAAGACTGTCGCATGATGTGATGCTTTGCTGTGCATAGCTGTAGGTCACAGTTTAGTGCTGTATTTTTATGCCTGTAGAGCTCTAAAAATAACCATGTTGCTTTTATTCTTCAGCTTAACTTTCAGGCCATTTAGAAGCCGAGTCACTGTCCCCTCtaatgaaaacaggaaaaatagatCAGATGTGactatttgcaaaacatacattCTGAGAAACCTCATTGTAATTGAGTGAAATAGGTAAAAATGCTGATGTGAATCATAATTGTGAAATATTTAGGAAATGTTTCATTCTGtattcattttggtttttcttgCAAAATAgttaaatttgtatatttaaacaaGTTAAAATGCTAGAGGACATAATAAACACTTAAatagataactttaaaatatactttgtaaTCTCTGAAAATATGGTAATAAGGTAGTAATTGGTTGTCAGGGAAAAATAGGCATAAGAGCATACAAAGTTCAAAACAAAATCTTGTAATTCATCgtagaaaaatcattttagtattttcttttggaGCTGAGGATGAAAAacttgtatttacttttttttttttttttttttgaggtggagtcttgctctgtcgccaggcttgagtgcagtggcgtgatcttggctcactgcaacctctgccttccgggttcaagtgattcttctgccttagcctcctttgtagctgggactgcaggtgtgtgccaccatgcccggctttttttttttttttttttttgtatttttagtatagatgggttttcaccttgt
The sequence above is a segment of the Saimiri boliviensis isolate mSaiBol1 chromosome 2, mSaiBol1.pri, whole genome shotgun sequence genome. Coding sequences within it:
- the RD3L gene encoding protein RD3-like, with the translated sequence MPLFGWIKWPKNDSHKPTQCPGSDVVTKTLFRELKWHLKERERLIQEIENEQRVKKTGVDYNWLRNYQNPQTTIPVTEQRQLEVLCSQVQPCQTGTILSRFREVLAENDVLPWEIVYIFKQVLKDFLSSSDRGSEQEGLEDSGSTDCPAPSAIPGESSKRADKDEIPTISSYVDKNTKDRFPVFSHRIWNLPYYHPSS